The DNA segment GCACCGGAATAGCCGGCGAAGGCCCAGAAGACTCAGTTCTTATGGAGCTTCTCGTTAAGCTCGATGCCGGTCTTGCGATAGCGGGCCTCGATACGGCCGGACACGGAGTTGCGGATGAACAGAATGTTGTCCTTGCCGGACAGTTCGGCGCCTTTGACGGTTTCCAGCGGCTCGCCTGCGGCAACCTTGGCCTTGTCGTAGATGGTGACCTTGGTGCCGGCGGTGACGTACAGACCGGCCTCGACCACGCAATTGTCGCCTAGCGAGATGCCGATGCCGGCGTTCGCGCCCAGCAGGGAATGCTCACCGATGGAGTTCTTCAGCTTGCCGCCGCCCGACAGGGTACCCATGATGGATGCGCCGCCGCCGATATCGGAGCCGTTGCCGACCACAACGCCCTGCGAGACGCGGCCCTCGACCATGGAGACGCCAAGGGTGCCGGCGTTGAAGTTCACAAAACCGGCATGCATGACGGTGGTGCCCTCGGACAGGTGTGCACCCAGGCGTACACGGTCGGCGTCGCCGATACGCACGCCGGTCGGCACCACGTAATCGACCATGCGGGGGAACTTGTCGATGGACAGCACATTCACGTCGGCACGCGGAGCCAACGGGCCAGCCTGCGCGGCGGCATTCATCACGTCGAGCTTGCGCAGGGCGAAATCATCGACGGCGAACGGCCCGTAATTGGTCCACACCACATTGTTCAGCTTGGCGAAGATGCCGTCGAGATTCAATGTGTTCGGCTTGGCCAGGCGCATGCTCAGCAAATGCAGGCGCAGATAGGCGTCCTCGGCGCTTTCGATCGGCTCGTCCAGCTTGGATACGGTGAACACCGGCATGCGGCGTACGCCACGGGCGTCGGCCTCGGCATGCGCCAGCGCGCCGAAGTTATGATTGCCGCGATCGGCTTCGGCGGGTGCCGGGCCGAGCGTCAGTTCCGGGTACCAGACGTCCAGGGTGTTGCCGGCGGCATCGACGCTCGCCAAGCCCCAACCGTATGCGGTTCTTTCATCAGTCATTCGTTATGCTCCTTATCAACGCGGACATGCCGGAAGCGGGCATATCCGTACGCTTATTGGCCACTGTAGCGTGCTGCGGGGATGCGCTCGCCTGCGCGCTCAAAGAACGGTATGCGGGGTGAAAGGATGTCCGCATACCGCTTGCCGCCGTCACATCTGAGGGCGGATCAGATTATTCGATTCGAGAAAACGCTGCACGTCGCGCAGCTCGTCCATGTTGATTGAGTGCCCCATGCCGCTATAGATATGCTCGCTGAGCGTGCCGTGCCTGCGCCAGAACGAACTCATGGCGAGCACGTCCTGAGTGGGGAAGATGACGTCTGCGGAACCATGTCCGTAGAACACCGGCGGCTGCGCCGACTCAAGCGCCTTATCGCCGGGGAGCGAGCCGGGGGCAAGCCAGCCGGAGAAGCTGATGGCCGCGGCATAGCGCTTGGGATCGAACCGCAGCATATGCGTGGCGAGCAGGCCTCCCTGCGAGAAACCCATGGTGACGATCGGGCGGGAACCATTGACATTGGCTTCGACCCAGCGGTTGACGGCATCGGCCGCATCATACGCCTGCCGGGTCAAGGAACGGCCCTCGGGCACGCCCTCGTGCGCCCATTCGCCGAACCATGTGAAACCCATGCCATAGGCGATGGGAGCCCGCAACGAGACGAAATCCGCCGAACCGGCACCGCAGTACCGCAGCAGGTCGGGCAGATCAAGCTCATTGGAACCCCACCCATGAAGCAGCAGGAAAACCGGATCGTTGCCCGAACCGTTCAATCTGGTCAAAGCCTTGGTAATATCCATGACCCCCAGTGTATAACCGCATTGCGGCACCACGCGTGCATGCACCGGGCAGAGTTTCCGCCACAAGCCAAGTCGGTAGCGTCTCATAAGCAATTCCGATAACATCGCCGTAACCTGCGCATCGTGTAGCAAATACAATGTTGTGCAGTGAAGCCTGTTGCGGTTGTCGGGTGGAACTTCCCAGCGCACGGGCCTGATGCTCCGGCATCCTTTCGATAGGAGTTACGGGACATCGCAGAAGTGAAATGGAAGAAAGGGTTGCCATGTTCGACTGGTCGTTCGTCCAGCGCTACGCGCCTTTTTTCGTAAAAGGCATGGAGATGACATTGTTCATCTCCATAATTGGCATTATCCTGGCGCTGGTCGTCGGCCTGATATGCGCAGGCGTTGAATTGGCCCGGGTGCCGGTGGCGCGGCAGATCGTGCGCGTGTACATCGAAATCAGCCGTAACACGCCATTACTGGTGCAATTGTATTTCCTGTTCTTCGGATTGCCCAAGCTGGGCATCGTCTGGTCGGCGGAAACCTGCGCGATTGTGGGACTGGGCTTTCTCGGCGGATCCTATATGGCCGAAGCCATGCGTGCGGGATTGCAGGCTGTGCCTGAAGTGCAGCGTGAAACCGCGTACGTGCTGGGATTTACTCCAATGCAATCCCTCACACGGGTCGTGCTGCCGCAAGCCGTCTCCGGTGCGATTCCAGGCATTGTGGCCAATGTGATCTTCCTGTTCAAGGAATCCTCCGTGGTCTCCGCCATCGCGCTCGCCGACGTGATGTATATGGCCAAGGATCTGATCGGCATGTACTACAGTACCTACGAATCGCTGGCCATGCTCGTCGTAAGCTACCTGATCGTACTGCTGCCGATCTCGCTGATCGGCACCTGGTTGGAAAGGAGGTTCGACTATGCAAGGCGCTGAGATTCTTCTGCAGCCGGGCGTGATGCCGCGACTGCTTCAAGGCCTGTGGGTCACCGTGTGGATCGCCGCGGTCTCCGTCATCGCCTCCGTTCCGGTGGGGTTGCTGGTCGGTTGGCTGATGACGTTGAAGAGCCGCGTGGTTCGTGTGCTGATGCGCATATACCTTGATTTCATCCGCATTATGCCCCAGCTTGCATTGCTGTTCCTCGCATATTACGGGTTCGCGCGCTGGTTCGATTGGAATCTGGATGCCACCGGGGCCTGCGTGCTGGTGTTCATCCTGTGGGGTGGCGCAGAACTGGGCGATCTGGTGCGCGGAGCATTGCAGTCGATTCCCGAAATCCAATCCGAATCGGCGTATGTGCTGGGACTGAGCAACTGGCAGGGCTTTGTGCATGTGATTCTGCCTCAGGCTCTGCGCCGGTTGCTGCCAGCCTCGGTGAACCTGGCGACACGTATTGTGAAGACCACATCGTTGGCCGTGCTGCTCGGCGTGGTCGAAGTGATCAAGGTCGGTCAGCAGATCATCGACGCGAACCGATTCCAGTATCCGACCGGAACCCTGTGGATCTACGGGGTGATTTTCTTCATGTACTTCATTGTGTGCTGGCCGCTTTCCATCGTGGCCCGTCGACTTGAGAAAAGGTGGGCAAATGACTGATATCGTTACCGAAACGAATAACGGTGCGGCACTGTCTGTGCGCAATCTGGTCAAGCAGTACGCCAATGCCGACAGGCGTGTGCTTGACGACGTCAGCTTCGACGTTCCCAAAGGCCGTGTACTGGTCGTGGTCGGCCCGTCCGGTTCCGGCAAATCCACGCTGTTGCGCACAATCGCTGGATTGGAGCCGATTCAGGGCGGTCAGATCGCACTGAACGGCACGGTCATCGAAACCGGGAAGCCCGGCAGCGAGAAGGCCGGGCGCTCGGCACGCTCCAGCGAACTGCGCACGCATATTGGCATGGTGTTCCAAAGCTACGATCTGTTCCCGAACAAAACCGTACTTGGCAACATCATGATGGCGCCGCTGCTCGTGCAAAAGCGTGATAAGGCCGAAGTCGAACGCGAAGCCCTGGAACTGCTTGGCAAGGTCGGTCTTGCCGATCGCAAGGATGCCTGGCCGCATGAGCTTTCCGGCGGCCAGCGCCAGCGCATCGCCATCTGCCGTGCGTTGATCCTGCATCCGGAAGTGCTGCTGTTCGACGAGATCACCGCGGCACTCGACCCGGAAATGGTGCGCGAAGTGCTTGACGTGGTGATCGGTCTTGCACGATCCGGGCAGACCATGGTGATTGTCACGCACGAGATGCGTTTCGCCCGTGCCATCGCCGACGAGATCATCCTGCTG comes from the Bifidobacterium angulatum DSM 20098 = JCM 7096 genome and includes:
- the dapD gene encoding 2,3,4,5-tetrahydropyridine-2,6-dicarboxylate N-succinyltransferase, yielding MTDERTAYGWGLASVDAAGNTLDVWYPELTLGPAPAEADRGNHNFGALAHAEADARGVRRMPVFTVSKLDEPIESAEDAYLRLHLLSMRLAKPNTLNLDGIFAKLNNVVWTNYGPFAVDDFALRKLDVMNAAAQAGPLAPRADVNVLSIDKFPRMVDYVVPTGVRIGDADRVRLGAHLSEGTTVMHAGFVNFNAGTLGVSMVEGRVSQGVVVGNGSDIGGGASIMGTLSGGGKLKNSIGEHSLLGANAGIGISLGDNCVVEAGLYVTAGTKVTIYDKAKVAAGEPLETVKGAELSGKDNILFIRNSVSGRIEARYRKTGIELNEKLHKN
- a CDS encoding alpha/beta hydrolase, producing MDITKALTRLNGSGNDPVFLLLHGWGSNELDLPDLLRYCGAGSADFVSLRAPIAYGMGFTWFGEWAHEGVPEGRSLTRQAYDAADAVNRWVEANVNGSRPIVTMGFSQGGLLATHMLRFDPKRYAAAISFSGWLAPGSLPGDKALESAQPPVFYGHGSADVIFPTQDVLAMSSFWRRHGTLSEHIYSGMGHSINMDELRDVQRFLESNNLIRPQM
- a CDS encoding amino acid ABC transporter permease, which encodes MFDWSFVQRYAPFFVKGMEMTLFISIIGIILALVVGLICAGVELARVPVARQIVRVYIEISRNTPLLVQLYFLFFGLPKLGIVWSAETCAIVGLGFLGGSYMAEAMRAGLQAVPEVQRETAYVLGFTPMQSLTRVVLPQAVSGAIPGIVANVIFLFKESSVVSAIALADVMYMAKDLIGMYYSTYESLAMLVVSYLIVLLPISLIGTWLERRFDYARR
- a CDS encoding amino acid ABC transporter permease; protein product: MQGAEILLQPGVMPRLLQGLWVTVWIAAVSVIASVPVGLLVGWLMTLKSRVVRVLMRIYLDFIRIMPQLALLFLAYYGFARWFDWNLDATGACVLVFILWGGAELGDLVRGALQSIPEIQSESAYVLGLSNWQGFVHVILPQALRRLLPASVNLATRIVKTTSLAVLLGVVEVIKVGQQIIDANRFQYPTGTLWIYGVIFFMYFIVCWPLSIVARRLEKRWAND
- a CDS encoding amino acid ABC transporter ATP-binding protein, translated to MTDIVTETNNGAALSVRNLVKQYANADRRVLDDVSFDVPKGRVLVVVGPSGSGKSTLLRTIAGLEPIQGGQIALNGTVIETGKPGSEKAGRSARSSELRTHIGMVFQSYDLFPNKTVLGNIMMAPLLVQKRDKAEVEREALELLGKVGLADRKDAWPHELSGGQRQRIAICRALILHPEVLLFDEITAALDPEMVREVLDVVIGLARSGQTMVIVTHEMRFARAIADEIILLEDGHIVEHSTDPERFFIEPETERAQQFLRTFEFERASHDQQ